From Cupriavidus oxalaticus:
CTGCCCACTGCGGCGCATTCATTGCACGCGGTTGTACTCGTTCTGGTACTGGTTGCGCTGGCGGATCTGGTTATGCCAGCTGGTCTTGTCGCCCGCGGTCCAGCCCTTGGCCACGAAGGGGTCGTCGGGCGCGCCCTGGTACGCCTGGGCGTCGGCCTTGCGGTGCGACTGGTTGATGGTCTGCGGCTTTTCGCCGCACGCGGCCAGCAGCGCGCCGCACAGTGTCAGCAGGACGATGGCGCAGGCGCGGCTCATGATGTCTGCCCTCCCTGAACGCCGGTTGCGGCGGGGGTAGCCGGTGCAGCCGGTGCGGCTGGCGTGGAGCGGGCCCCGGGCGCATCCGGCGCGGCGGGACCAGCCGGCGCTGCCGGCGCCCCTGGCGCGGCCTTGGGCACGCCATAGGCGGTGCCCCAGCCGAACACGTCGCCGCCGGTACCGCGCTTGATCACGCGGTTGCGCAGGATGTCGGCAATCACATCGCCATCGCCGCCCAGCAGCGCCTTGGTCGAGCACATCTCCGCGCACAAGGGCAGCTTGCCTTCGGCCAGCCGGTTGCGTCCGTACTTCTCGAATTCGGCCTCGCTGCCATTCTTCTCCGGGCCGCCGGCGCAGAACGTGCACTTGTCCATCTTGCCGCGCACGCCGAAGGTGCCGGTCGACGGGAACTGCGGCGCACCGAACGGGCAGGCATACGAGCAGTAGCCGCAGCCGATGCAGACGTCCTTGTCGTGCAGCACCACGCCGTCGTCGGTGCGGTAGAAGCAGTCGACCGGGCACACCGCCATGCACGGTGCGTCGGAGCAATGCATGCAGGCCACCGAGATCGACTTCTCGGCGCCGACCACGCCGTCGTTGACGGTCACCACGCGGCGCCGGTTCACACCCCAGGGCACCTCGTGCTCGTTCTTGCAGGCCGTGACGCAGCTGTTGCACTCGATGCAGCGCTCGGCGTCACAGATGAATTTCATGCGTGCCATGATGTTCCTCTGCTCTGTCCTGTGGCTTATGCAAACCGCTCGATCTGGCAAACGGTGGTCTTGGTCTCCTGCATCATCGTCACCGAGTCATAGCCATACGTGGTGGCGGTGTTGACGGCTTCGCCCCGCACCACCGGCATCGCGCCTTCCGGGTAGTAGTCCTTCAGGTCCTTGCCCTGCCACCAGCCCGAGAAGTGGAACGGGATGAAGGCGGTATCCGGCCCGACCCGCTCGGTCACCAGCGCGCGCACCTTCAGCGCGGCGCCGGTCGGCGTCCTGACCCAGCAGAAGTCGCCATTGCGGATGCCGCGATCGGAAGCCGCGCGCGGGTTGATCTCGACAAAGTTCTCCTGCTGCAGCTCGGCCAGCCACGGGTTGGAGCGGGTTTCCTCGCCGCCGCCCTCGTACTCGACCAGCCGCCCGGAGGTCAGGATGATCGGGAACTTCTCGTAGACCTTGTTCTCGATATTGCGCTGCTGCACCGACTTGTACAGCGTCGGCAGCCGCCAGAACGCCATCTTGTCGTCGTGGGTCGGGTACCTGGCGACCATGTCGGGCCGCGTGGAGTACAGCGGCTCGCGGTGCTGCGGGATCGGGTCCGGGAAGTTCCACACCACCGCCCGCGCCTTGGCATTGCCGAATGGGTGGCAGCCATGGTTCTTCAGCACCACACGCTGGATGCCGCCAGACAGGTCGGTCTTCCAGTTCTTGCCCTCGGCCTTGGCCTTCTCGGCATCGGTCAGCTCGTCCCACCAGCCCAGCTTCTTCAGCAGCACGTGGTCGAACTCGGGATAGCCGGTGGTGATCTCCGCGCCCAGCGAGTACGAACCGTCCTCGGCCAGCAGGTTGACGCCGTCGCGCTCCACGCCGAAGTTGGCGCGGAAGTTGCCGCCGCCGTCCATCACGTGCTTGCTGGTGTCATACAGGTTGGGCGAACCCGGGTGCTTCAGCTCCGGCGTGCCGTAGCACGGCCACGGCAGGCCAAAGTAGTCGCCGGTCAGGTCGTAGCCCGTGACGGGGTCCTTCCCTTGCTTGCAGCGCAGCGTCTTGACGTCGAACATCTGCATATTGCGCATATGCGCTTTCAGCCGTTCGGGCGACTGGCCGGTGTAGCCGATGGTCCAGTTGCTGGCGTTGATTTCGCGCAGGATCGATTCCGGCTCCGGCTCCATCCAGGTGCGGCCGGCGCGCTTGACCTCGATCAGCTTCATGTTCTTCGACAGCTCCTTGCCAAAGCCAAGCTTGTCGGCGAACGCCTGCATGATGGTTTGGTCGGGCATCGATTCGAACAGCGGCTCGATCACCTTCTCGCGCCATTGCAGCGAGCGGTTGGAGGCCGTGCACGTGCCCGAGGTCTCGAACTGCGTGGCCGCCGGCAGCAGGTACACGGCGCGGTTCGGGTTGACCTTGTCGCCCTCGGCCGGCGGCATGTTTGCCATGGCCGCGGTCGCTGACGGATACGGGTCGATCACCACCAGCAGGTCGAGCTTGTCCAGCGCCTTCTTCATCTCCAGGCCGCGCGTCTGCGAGTTCGGGGCATGGCCCCAGAAGAACACGCCGCGCACGTTGTTGTCCTGGTCGATCAGCTCGTTCTTCTCGGTGACGATATCGATCCAGCGCGACACCGTGGTGCCGGACTTCTCCATCATCGTCTGCGAGGCGAACTGCTTCTTGATCCATTCATAGTCCACGCCCCACACCGCCGCGTAGTGCTTCCATGCCCCGGTGGCCAGGCCGTAGTAGCCAGGCAGCGAGTCGGGGTTGGGCCCGACGTCGGTGGCGCCCTGCACATTGTCATGGCCGCGGAAGATGTTGGCGCCGCCGCCCGCCACGCCGATATTGCCCAGCGCCAGCTGCACCAGGCACGACGCGCGCACGATCGCGTTGCCGATGGTGTGCTGGGTCTGGCCCATGCACCACACCAGCGTGCTGGGGCGGTTCTTGGCCATGGTCTCGGCAACCAGGTAGACCTGCGCCTCGGGCACGCCGGTCACTTCCTCGACCTTGTCGGGCGTCCACTTGGCCAGCACCTCTTCCTTGACCTTGTCCATGCCGTAGACGCGGTCGTGCAGGTACTTCTGGTCTTCCCAGCCGTTCTTGAAGATGTGGTACAGCATGCCGAACAGGAAGGCGATGTCGGTACCCGAGCGAATGCGCACATAGTGATGCGCCTTGGCCGCGGTGCGCGTGTAGCGCGGGTCGACCACGATCACCTTGCAGCCGTTTTCCTTGGCGTGCAGCAGGTGCAGCATCGACACGGGATGCGCCTCGGCCGCGTTCGAACCGATATACAGCGCTGCCTTCGAGTTCTGCATATCGTTGTACGAGTTCGTCATCGCACCGTAGCCCCAGGTATTGGCGACGCCCGCCACCGTGGTGGAGTGGCAGATGCGCGCCTGGTGGTCGGTGTTGTTGGTGCCGAAGAACGAAACCCACTTGCGCAGCAGGTACGCCTGCTCGTTGCTGTGCTTGGACGAGCCGACGAAGAACAGCGAGTCCGGGCCGGTCTGCTGGCGGATCTCCTTCATCTTCGCGGTGATCTCGTCGAGCGCCTGGTCCCAACTGATACGCTGGTACTTGCCGTTGACCAGCTTCATCGGGTACTTCAGCCGGTATTCCCCGTGGCCGTGCTCGCGCAGCGCAGCGCCCTTGGCGCAGTGCGCGCCCAGGTTGATGGGCGAATCGAACACCGGTTCCTGGCGAATCCACACGCCGTTCTGCACCACCGCGTCGACCGCGCAGCCGACCGAGCAGTGGCCGCATACGGTGCGGCGCACGACGATGCCGCTCTTGCCATCGGCGGCGCCCTTCTTGTCGTCGGCGGCATCGGCCTTGCGCAGCAGCGTCAGTTGCGACGCCGCCAGGCCGGCACCGACGCCGATGCCCGAGCGCTTGAGGAAGCTGCGGCGGTCCATGGTCGGCATGGCGCCGGCCAGGCTTGCGGCGAGCCGCTGTGAGAGGCGTCCGGTTCCGGCTTGCGCGCCGGCAGGATCGTGCCGGTTGGCGAGGCCGTCAGCGAGGCGGGCGGATGCGCCCTGCGCCGCGCGTTTGCGGGTCAAGATCATGTCTCACCTCAGATGCGGACGAGAGCCGTCCGTTTGCTGGCGGCGCGGCGAACCACGCCGCCCTGGCACTTACACCAGTGTGGTCCGGTAGTACTTGCGAATGTGTTCTGAGACCCGGTAGCCCTTGCTGTCCGACGGGGTGTCGGCGGGTTCCGGCAGAGCGGCGGCCTGGTCCGGTAGTGCCGGCCCACGCGCTGTCAGCGCTGCCGCACCCGTTGCGGCAGCCACAACTCCAGCGCCCGCGAGAAATGAGCGGCGCGCGACCCGGGTTGGCTTCTCTCTCATGTGGGGGGGCTCCTCGGCTGTCAAAGCCCGATGGTTTTCGCCGTTATGCGTTGTTATGCATATTCTAGAAGCATCTTGCAGGAAAGACCATGATATGCAAGGGTTTTTCCTGACCTGCGGTCCTTAGTTCATCTCCAGCGCCAGCGCCTCGACACTGGCGAACGCGGCCAGCAACCCGGCGGCGCCGCGATAGAAACGCGCCTGCGGGTGCGCGATCACCGCATCGCACAATTTCTCGACCCAGGGCTGCAGGTGCTGCGCGTAGAAGCGCTGCTGCTCGCCGAGGTTGG
This genomic window contains:
- the fdh3B gene encoding formate dehydrogenase FDH3 subunit beta produces the protein MARMKFICDAERCIECNSCVTACKNEHEVPWGVNRRRVVTVNDGVVGAEKSISVACMHCSDAPCMAVCPVDCFYRTDDGVVLHDKDVCIGCGYCSYACPFGAPQFPSTGTFGVRGKMDKCTFCAGGPEKNGSEAEFEKYGRNRLAEGKLPLCAEMCSTKALLGGDGDVIADILRNRVIKRGTGGDVFGWGTAYGVPKAAPGAPAAPAGPAAPDAPGARSTPAAPAAPATPAATGVQGGQTS
- a CDS encoding formate dehydrogenase, translated to MREKPTRVARRSFLAGAGVVAAATGAAALTARGPALPDQAAALPEPADTPSDSKGYRVSEHIRKYYRTTLV
- a CDS encoding molybdopterin-dependent oxidoreductase, coding for MILTRKRAAQGASARLADGLANRHDPAGAQAGTGRLSQRLAASLAGAMPTMDRRSFLKRSGIGVGAGLAASQLTLLRKADAADDKKGAADGKSGIVVRRTVCGHCSVGCAVDAVVQNGVWIRQEPVFDSPINLGAHCAKGAALREHGHGEYRLKYPMKLVNGKYQRISWDQALDEITAKMKEIRQQTGPDSLFFVGSSKHSNEQAYLLRKWVSFFGTNNTDHQARICHSTTVAGVANTWGYGAMTNSYNDMQNSKAALYIGSNAAEAHPVSMLHLLHAKENGCKVIVVDPRYTRTAAKAHHYVRIRSGTDIAFLFGMLYHIFKNGWEDQKYLHDRVYGMDKVKEEVLAKWTPDKVEEVTGVPEAQVYLVAETMAKNRPSTLVWCMGQTQHTIGNAIVRASCLVQLALGNIGVAGGGANIFRGHDNVQGATDVGPNPDSLPGYYGLATGAWKHYAAVWGVDYEWIKKQFASQTMMEKSGTTVSRWIDIVTEKNELIDQDNNVRGVFFWGHAPNSQTRGLEMKKALDKLDLLVVIDPYPSATAAMANMPPAEGDKVNPNRAVYLLPAATQFETSGTCTASNRSLQWREKVIEPLFESMPDQTIMQAFADKLGFGKELSKNMKLIEVKRAGRTWMEPEPESILREINASNWTIGYTGQSPERLKAHMRNMQMFDVKTLRCKQGKDPVTGYDLTGDYFGLPWPCYGTPELKHPGSPNLYDTSKHVMDGGGNFRANFGVERDGVNLLAEDGSYSLGAEITTGYPEFDHVLLKKLGWWDELTDAEKAKAEGKNWKTDLSGGIQRVVLKNHGCHPFGNAKARAVVWNFPDPIPQHREPLYSTRPDMVARYPTHDDKMAFWRLPTLYKSVQQRNIENKVYEKFPIILTSGRLVEYEGGGEETRSNPWLAELQQENFVEINPRAASDRGIRNGDFCWVRTPTGAALKVRALVTERVGPDTAFIPFHFSGWWQGKDLKDYYPEGAMPVVRGEAVNTATTYGYDSVTMMQETKTTVCQIERFA